A part of Toxotes jaculatrix isolate fToxJac2 chromosome 24, fToxJac2.pri, whole genome shotgun sequence genomic DNA contains:
- the LOC121177780 gene encoding gap junction alpha-3 protein-like, whose protein sequence is MGDWSFLGRLLENAQEHSTVIGKVWLTVLFIFRILVLGAAAEEVWGDEQSDFTCNTQQPGCENVCYDEAFPISHIRFWVLQIIFVSTPTLIYLGHVLHIVRMEEKRREREEELRKAGRHQEDHDPLYHNGVGDGGGGRGGGKKEKPPIRDEHGKIRIRGALLRTYIFNIIFKTLFEVGFILGQYFLYGFHLRPLYKCGRWPCPNTVDCFISRPTEKTIFIIFMLVVACVSLALNLLEIYHLGWKKVKQGVTNEFVPDSESLLLGPDEPGDAETIPEQTSPSVLDCLPAYASVSVVEGRAAEVRAYSPTEACPTVISLNPNMATAPVPAELKMDGTAFHPDDFLLETLPASFYGNGDKISVGSHGQLTAMEQNWSNMALELQSLNGKNSACSYPPPLPSPPTSASSSPQEETTPPPPEEEQHSMFPTLPRNTPLSPLTPEETAVDEENAVTTAPCMVPHDDFTVVTRAEMHQPPSAVTDIRKPGRASKSSSVRARPDDLAV, encoded by the exons ATGGGTGACTGGAGCTTTCTGGGGCGGCTGCTGGAGAATGCTCAAGAACACTCCACCGTGATTGGAAAG gtttggctgactgtcctcttcATCTTTCGCATCTTGGTGCTGGGTGCAGCAGCCGAAGAGGTTTGGGGAGACGAGCAGTCAGACTTTACCTGTAACACACAACAGCCCGGTTGCGAGAACGTCTGCTATGACGAGGCCTTCCCCATCTCCCACATCCGCTTCTGGGTGCTGCAGATCATATTTGTCTCAACGCCCACCCTTATCTACCTGGGTCATGTGCTGCACATTGTCCgcatggaggagaagaggagggagagggaggaggagctcaGAAAGGCCGGTCGCCACCAGGAAGACCATGACCCCCTCTATCACAACGGAGTTGGggatggtggaggaggaagaggaggtgggaaAAAGGAGAAGCCACCAATTCGAGATGAGCATGGGAAGATCCGCATCCGCGGGGCATTACTGAGGACCTACATCTTCAACATCATCTTCAAGACTCTGTTTGAGGTGGGCTTCATCCTGGGACAGTACTTCCTCTATGGCTTCCACCTGAGGCCGCTCTATAAATGTGGCCGCTGGCCCTGCCCCAATACTGTGGACTGCTTCATCTCCAG GCCCACTGAAAAgaccatcttcatcatcttcatgcTGGTGGTTGCTTGTGTCTCTCTGGCCCTCAACCTGCTAGAGATCTACCACCTGGGCTGGAAGAAAGTCAAGCAGGGGGTCACCAATGAGTTTGTGCCCGACAGCGAGTCCCTGCTGCTGGGTCCGGACGAGCCAGGAGACGCAGAGACGATTCCTGAGCAGACCTCTCCGTCAGTACTCGACTGTTTGCCAGCATATGCCAGCGTAAGCGTGGTGGAGGGCCGAGCAGCTGAGGTAAGAGCCTACAGTCCAACAGAAGCCTGCCCCACTGTGATCTCTTTGAACCCTAACATGGCCACCGCCCCTGTGCCCGCTGAGCTCAAGATGGATGGCACAGCGTTCCACCCAGACGACTTCCTGTTGGAGACCCTGCCCGCTTCCTTTTACGGCAACGGTGACAAAATAAGCGTTGGAAGCCACGGGCAGCTGACTGCAATGGAGCAGAACTGGAGCAACATGGCACTGGAGCTCCAAAGTCTGAATGGAAAAAACTCCGCCTGCTCCTACCCACCACCGCTTccttctcctcccacctccgcttcctcctctcctcaggagGAGACAACTCCACCACCTCCAGAAGAGGAGCAACACTCAATGTTTCCTACACTTCCTCGTAATACCCCTCTTTCCCCCCTCACGCCGGAGGAGACAGCGGTGGATGAGGAAAACGCCGTCACCACAGCACCTTGTATGGTCCCACATGATGACTTCACCGTGGTTACCAGGGCGGAGATGCATCAGCCTCCATCTGCTGTGACAGACATCCGGAAGCCAGGTCGGGCCAGCAAGAGCAGCAGTGTCCGAGCTCGCCCTGATGACCTGGCAGTgtag